Part of the Virgibacillus natechei genome is shown below.
TGGTTTCAATTTCAAATGGCGAGAGCGGTCTGCCGAATTCTTGTTCAAATAAAATAAATATAGTTCCGTCCGTTTGTTCGTTTTGCGGTTTTTCATTAGTTGAATAGATCTTTTCCCAGAGAGGGTCTAAGGAATATGCTTCACTTAATTGATTTTCTTCATTTTTATGTTGATTAATAGACAGTAAATTTTTCTGAATAAGCTTACGTAATAAATTGGCACATTCTTTCTCATCAATTGTTAAATAAGATGAAATTTCATACGGTGTTGGAAAATCATTATTTTCTTGTAAAAACCGATGTAATTGCAATAAGATCATTAATTCCTTTTCATTTAGCCCTAACGATGTATAGGTGGTTAGCAATTTGATCGGTATTGGTAATTGATTTAACAATATTGGTTGTAATGAAATGGATTTTGTCATAACAAGTAGCACCTCAATTATAGTATAGCATGAATATATCATTGAATTGTTCAACATACTTCTAATCTGTAAGTAAGTGGACACGAATGAATAGTTACTTACAATTTAAAATCCCTTGCCTGAAAATTGCAAGGGATTCTAACTTATACTTTGGAATTACTTATGGATATAAACGGTTTAATAATCTTGGGAATGGAATAGTCTCTCTAATATGGTCCACACCGGACAACCATGCAACCGTTCTTTCTAATCCGAGACCAAATCCTGAATGTGGAACACTACCATATTGACGTAGTTCCAGATACCATTGGTAAGCTGGACCTGTTAAATCATGCTGCTGGTATCGTTCTTCCATCAAGCTTAAATCATCAATACGCTGCGATCCGCCAATAATTTCTCCATAACCTTCTGGAGCAATAAGATCTGCACACAATACAACATCAGATCTTTCTGGGTCTGGTTTCATGTAGAATGCTTTAATTTCGGCTGGGTAATTTATAATAAATACTGGTTTGTCATAGGCTTCAGCAATAGCCGTTTCATGAGGAGCGCCAAAATCTTCGCCCCATTTAATATCAGTAAAGCCTTTTTCTTGCAGTAAGACAACAGCATCATCATATGAAATTCTAGCGAAAGGTGCCTTGATTTTTTCTAATTTCGATGTATCACGTTCCAGCACATTTAATTCCAATTTACAGTTATCCAGTACGGATTGTGCAATAAAACTCACATATTGCTCTTGTATTTCTAAGCTTTCTTCATGATCAATAAAAGCCATTTCTGGTTCAATCATCCAAAATTCAATTAAGTGTCTGCGTGTTTTCGATTTTTCTGCACGAAATGTCGGGCCAAAAGAGAATACCTTGCCAAACGCCATTGCAGCAGCTTCCATATATAATTGACCACTTTGTGATAAGTAAGCTTCTTCATCGAAATATTGAGTATGGAATAATTCAGTAGTTCCCTCTGCAGATGATCCTGTTAAGATTGGTGGATCAATTTTCACATACCCACCATCATTGAAAAATTGATAGGTTGCTCGAATAATTTCATTTCGAATTTTCATAATAGCATGTTGTCTTTTGGATCGTAACCATAAATGGCGATGATCCATTAAGAATTCAGTACCATGTTCTTTTGGTGTTATAGGGTAGTCTATTGCTTCATGTATCAATTCAATATTACTAACCTGCATTTCATATCCAAAAGGGGACCTTGCATCCTCCACGATCTTCCCGGTTATGTACATGGAAGATTCCTGTGGCATACTTTTAGCAAGTTGAAATGCTTCTTCGCTAACATCGCTTTTTGCTACTACACCTTGCATAAACCCTGTTCCATCACGTAACTGCAAAAATGCGATTTTTCCACTTGATCGTTTATTGGCAAGCCATGCTCCAATCGTTACTGTTTCTTCATTATAATTAGGTGCTTGTGAAATTGTTATTTTCAAATGTATGACCTCCGTAAAACTATGCTTGATGACTTGTTACAAATCTTTTTATACGTTTGGCTGCTTCTTCTAATGTATCAATTGATAAAGCATAGGACAACCTTACATTGTTTGGTGAACCAAATCCAGAACCAGGTACTAGTGCAACCTTCTCTTCTTCAAGTAATGCTGTCACCCAATCATCTGTGTTATCAAAGCCGTTCATGGCTACTGCTTCTTCTACGTTCGGAAATAAATAAAATGCTCCTTTTGGCTTAACACATGAGATCCCAGGTATAGCCACGATTAACTCATACATTGCGTCCAGTCTTTCCTTAAATGTTTGTTTCATCGCTTCCGAATCTTCTTTACTTTCATATGCAGCCAAAGCTGCGTATTGTGCAATAGATGTAGGATTAGATGTCGAATGGGAAGCCAGATTTGACATTGCTTTAATAATATAAGTTGGTCCAGCAGCATACCCAATTCTCCAACCAGTCATTGCGTGAGATTTGGATACTCCATTGATTAAGATAGTTTGTTCTTTTAATTCATTAGACAAGGCCCCTATCGAAACATGCTCATCATTGGTATAGATTAATTTTTCATAAATTTCATCTGAAACAATTACAATATTATGCTTTAAGCAAATTTCTCCTAGTTTTTCTAATTCTTCTTTATTATACATCATTCCAGTAGGATTACTTGGTGAATTAATAATAACGGCTTTTGTTTTATCCGTGATTGCATTTTCAAGTTCTTCTGGAGTTAACTTAAAGTCATTTGCTTCTTCAGCATTTAGGAAAACTGGTTGTCCACCAGCCAATTTGATTTGTTCTGGATAACTGACCCAATAAGGTGCGGGAACAATTACTTCATCTCCCTCATTTAACAAGACTTGAAACAAAGTATATAAAGCGTGTTTAGCTCCTGTTGTTACAATTATTTGGTCTGTTGAATATTCTAGGTCGTTATCATCTTTACACTTACGTACAATAGCCTGTTTAAGCTCTGGGATGCCACCAGCTGGTGTGTATTTGGTCATTCCATTATCCATTGCTTTCTTTGCGGACTCAAGAATATAATCAGGTGTATTAAAATCGGGTTCCCCAACACCTAGACCTATAACATCATGCCCTTGCTGCTTTAATTCTTTTGCCTTTGCGGAAATTGCTAATGTTGATGATGGTGTTAACGTTTTTACTCTGTTTGCTAATTGCATTTATAAAGTCACCTCTCTATGTCTAATTAAACATCCGATTAAAACGATATTGTTCATAACGTGATCCGTCGTACATGGATAAATAATCTAATATATATCGGTTTGAGTCATCATTATATGCTAATTCCCATAATGGCTCATCATCAACCATCGCTGGTACTATATTAATGAACTCACAACCGGTACATTGTTCGCTCCAGCCGCTTTTTATAGTTTCTGCAAGTACTATTTCATTTTTTTCAACAGTAGTTAGTGTCTTTTCATTACCTTCTAAGGGATAAAAGATAATTTTCTCTTCATTATCTTCGTTCTTCCCAAATATAACATGGTATGCTTCAGCACCGTTAAATTGTTCAATTTTCTCTATTTCTGTAATGGAAGTAGCTTGTATGATTTGTCTTTCTGTTTCCTCAAATCCAGCTGTTTTACTTTCTTGTATGTCAAGGTATAAAAAAATAACATATATAAAACAGGAAACAAGCAGAATTAGAAGTATAAGGAAAATCCAAAATATTTTTCCGCGACGCCCCGTATAACTAAAATTTTGTTGCTTATATTTCATTATTCTCACCCAATTATTAGCTTATTACTTGTTTGGTTATCCATCTTCTTCCAACCATTAATAAAAGCTTCTTCTATTATCAAATTTTGTAATTCATAGTTAAAGTTAGCTTACAGATACTACTCATAAGGAAGGTTGATTTCAATTAAAGGAAAGCATATATAGTATAACAGCCCATGCTGAGATTATGTTTTGTTTTCCTTTAATTCAACAAAATTTTCCTACCCATACCATACTATAATATACTGATGTGTGTGATTAGCATCAGTATATCTTTTTTAAAACCAATCACCTGCTTTATTCATTAATTTATGTGTAGAATCAATTGTTATTGGTACATCCGGAATGGATTGAATAAAATACTTACCATAACGAGCTTTGGTGATTCGTGCATCACAAACAAATACAATTCCTCGGTCACTAGTTGATCGGATTAATCTTCCAAATCCTTGCTTAAACCGGATAACTGCATTTGGTAATGCTAACTCAAAAAACGCATTTCTTCCTTCTTCTTTTAAATAATTTGATTTTGCTTCATAAACCGGATGATTTGGTGGTTGAAATGGAAGCCGAACAATCATTAAACAAGATAGATCATCTCCAGGTATATCAACGCCTTCCCAGAACGAGCTAGTTCCAAATAATATGGCCTGGTCAAAGGTTTGAAAGTTTTTCTTTAGTCTACTACGACTTCCACTTGATATACCTTGAGCAATAAGCACATATTTATTTACATCTATGGTTTCTTTTAGTAATGTATGTGTTTTTCTTAACATGTCATATGATGTAAATAAGACAAGCATTCTTCCATCTGTTATTTCAGCTAAAGAAATGATGGCTTCACATGTTGCATAAATAAATTCATCCAAATTTCCTTCCTTAATATCTGGAAAATCATCTGGGATCATGAGCTGTACTTGATCCTGATAAGAAAAGGGTGACGTGATTTTCTTTGTAAACAATCGGTCTGTTGGCAAACCGAGTCTGTTTTGGATAAAGGAAAAAGAATTTTTCATTGTTAAAGTAGCGCTAGTTAAGATAACACTTTCCTTTTTATCAAAGAAATCGTCCGCTAATAGTGTAGAGATGTCTGTAGGTTCACTATAAAGATAAACAGCATTTTTAGCCCCATGTGTATCAATTTCAATCCATTTTACCTGAGGTATTGAATTGTCTATTAAGAATAATTGTTCGATTTGATCATTGAATGACTGGAGAATCTGCATACTTCCTTTTATTTCATCATCATCATATTTTTCAAGAACCTGTTTTTTATCAAGATATTGTTCAACTATTGTAAGTATATGGATTAGATCTCTTATAAAAAAAGTTAATCTTGTTGCCATCTCTTTTATGGTGTTCCATTTTTGTGGTTCTTCGCGTTCATCTTCAAAACGGTATTGCGTTCTCCCGATATCACTAATTGATTTATTGTTTTTTTGCTGATCCAAAACATATTGATATAAGGTTCGGAATAAATCATCAATTTCATATTTAGCTTTTAAAAATATATCATCCCATTTTTTCAAGGGCAAATCATCTTGATTAAAAGTATATTTTTGCAGTAACTTACTGAATATCTTAGATTCATCTGTCATTCCAAGTTGATTGAATGTGTATTGCAAACTGATATAATCTAATTTTAATCCATAATGATGTGAAGCAGTTTCTTCCAAATGATGGGCTTCGTCTATGATAACTTTGTCATATCTGGGTAAGAATTGATAACCATTAAACATATCCGTACATAGCAAGGCGTGATTCGTAATGATAATATCTGCTTGCTGTGCTTTTTGACGTGCTTTTTGATAATAAGACCTTGTAAACCAAGGTGAAGATGGATCGACATAGCCTTCTGTTTCAGCTGATATTTTTTTATAAAATAAATAACCACTGGATGGTAACTGAATTTCGTCAATATCTCCAGTATCCGTTTCTGTTAGCCAAACAAGTATCATTGCTTTTGTAAGAGCAATATCATAATTATTCTGTTGATCCGTAGCTAACTCTCGCTCTAGCTTTTCAAGACTAATATAATGATTTTTTCCCTTTAATAAACTTGCTTTGAATGGGAAGTCAATTAATTTACGAATTAGCGGAATCTCATTTTCCAATAATTGTGATTGTAATTGCGTCGTATAGCTGCTGATCACAATCCGTTTTTTTGTTTTAACGGCTTCATAAATAGCAGGAATTAAATATGCCAGCGATTTTCCTGTTCCTGTTTCTGCTTCAATTAAAGTGTGATTATGCGATTGAAATGCATCAAAAACCGTTTCTGACATTTCACGCTGTCCATCTCGTTTTTCGTACTTTTCCATATACTGTTGCATGCTGCCATTCATTTCATAAATATCATCCAAATAGTCACCATAAGAACTTATCTGTACATCATCGGATACTGTATTATTTTCTGTTTTTTTAAATGCAAGTCCTCTGTAAGAAACAATTTCATCATTTTCATCTGTCGAAAACGCCAATTGCCTATGCCTTTCAACTAATAACTCCCTTAAATCAGATTTAAACATAGTTTCAAGTGTTAATAAATGGTCAATTGTTTCATATGGCAAGGATTCCAGCTTCTCCTTGAGTTTTATAAATAACTTTGCAGTTACATAAGCATCAGATAAGGCCCGGTGAGGATCATCATGATAAATATCCAAGTATTCCGTTAACTGCTCCAATTTAAAACTCGGTGATTTTGGATACAAGATTCGCGCAAGTTCAACCGTATCCAAAACTGGATTCGTCAGCTGGATCATTTCATTATTAGCAAGTTCTTGATTTAAAAAACCTAAGTCAAACGGAACATTATGAGCTATTAAGTATCCGCCGTTAAATATATTTGTTATTTCTTCTGCTTTTTCTTCAAAAGTCGGAGCATCAGCAATATCTTCATCGAAAATTCCCGTTAAGTTAGAAATAAATGGAGGGATGGCCTTATTTGGGTTAAGCAAGGTGGAGTAACGATCGGTTATTTTATTGTCTTCAATTACAACAACACCTACTTCGATGATTTTATCATCCTTTACCGGGGAATTTCCGGTAGTTTCAAGGTCAATTACGACATATTTATTCATGCTTCCACCTAACTTTCTTGTACCACCTTAAAAATAAAACCCTTACCATATATTTTTGATAAGAGTTTTACATCTACCTACATCTCTGTTAATGGAGGTTCTTGCTCAATAAGTTGCTCGATTTCATTATTATCATTCATAATGGCAACTTTTGGTTTATATGATGTTAACTCTTCATTACTGACAATTGCATAGGAGACAATTATTACGGTGTCACCTTTTTGTACAAGCCTCGCAGCAGCTCCATTCAAACATATAATTCCAGATCCTTTTTCTCCAGGGATTATATATGTTTCTAGTCGAGCTCCATTATTATTATTTACAATTTGTACTTTTTCGTGTGGCAAAATGTCAACTTGCTCCAATATTGATTCGTCCACTGTCACACTTCCAACATAATTTAAATTGGCTTCTGTCACTCGTGCACGATGAATCTTCGCTTTCATCATGGTACGAAACATAAGGTTCCCCTCCTTACTTAAACTGACTCACTAATTTACCATTTTTATCTAATAGAAGGTTATCGATTAATCTGGTATTTTCAAAATTTACGGCTACTGCAAGTATTACCTGTTCATCTATTACAGTAATAGGTTTAAGCTGTGGATAGCTTAGAATTTCGACATAATCAATTCTAGCACTTGTCTTATCATTAATCGTATTCATAACCTCTTTAACAATGATAGCAGGATTTTTTTCATCGTCAACTACTAATTGCTGTCCTTTTTGCAATGCTTTATATATCCACACAGCTTCTTCTCGCTCATGACGGTTTAAATGAACATTTCGGCTGCTTTGTGCTACACCATCCTGTTCTCTTGTTGTCTGTATTCCAATTAGTTTAATTGGAAAATTTAAAGAAGTAATAAGTGCATCAACTACTGCAACCTGTTGTGCATCCTTAAGTCCGAAATAAGTTTTACTTGGTTGTATAATGTTAAATAATTTAGTTAATACCGTAATTACACCTTCAAAATGGTTAGGACGGGAGCGTCCACACATGACATCAGCCCGTTCCACGGTAGACAAAGCAATAAGCATTTTACTTGGATACATTTCATGCGCTGTAGGAATAAATAAAATATCTACACCAATCTCTTCTGCAAGCAGTAAATCCTTTTCTTCATTCCGTGGATATTGTTCATAATCTTCATTTGGACCAAATTGTAGCGGGTTAACAAAAATACTTGCAACTACAATATCGTTTTCTTCTTTTGCATGTTCCATTAAGTTTAAATGTCCTTCATGAAGGAAACCCATTGTAGCCACAAAACCTATTTGTTTATCCTGTTTAATTAACTCGCGGCATTGATATTGCATTTCTTCAACTGATCGAATAACTTTCATACGAATCCCTACTTTAACTTTTTGGTAACAAATCTTTATTTTTAGTTAAAAATGAATGTTGATCTAATGGGAACAAACCTTTTTTTACATCGGATACATAGCCTTTAATCGCCTCTACCCCTTGCGTGTTAAAATCTCCATAGGGTTTAACAAATTTAGGTAAACGGTCGACACCATATTTTAATATATCGTGATAAACCAATACTTGTCCATCACAATAAACCCCAGCACCAATCCCAATTATCGGGATGGGTGTATTCTCTGTAACAATTTCGGCTAGCTCTTTCGGAACGCATTCCAATACTAATGAAACGGCTCCATGCTCAGCGAGTTTCTCAGCATCTTCAAGAAGCTTTTTAGCTGTTTCTTTATCTTTTCCTTGAACTTTAAAACCACCTAAGACGTTGACTGTTTGAGGTGTTAAACCTAAATGTCCAACAACTGGAATCCCTGCTTCAGTGAGCCGCTTTGTTAACAGCAAGATTTCTTCAGAAGCACCCTCTAATTTTAGTGCTTGCGCATCCGTTTTCTGAAAAATTTCTCGGGCGTTTATTAACGATTCTTCCAAAGAAACATGATAGGACATAAAAGGCATATCCACAACAGTATACGTATTTGGTGCCCCTCGTTTTACCGCCTTTCCATGGTGGATCATATCATTAACTGTTACTTGAACTGTAGATTCATATCCTAAGACAACCATACCTAAGGAGTCGCCAACCAGTATCATATCAATTTCTGACTCTTCTGCTGCTTTTGCTGAAGGATAATCATATGCAGTAATCATCGTAATCTTTTCATCGTTTTCTTTCATTTTCTGCAAATCCAATCTATTTAACATAATCCATTTCCCCTCCTTGAAACCATTCAATTTCTCCAGAATATAGCCTTTTCTCTTCTTTATCAATACCTTTATAAATTAATGCCCCATCTTCAGCAATTCCTAAAAACGCTGCTTCCCATTGGTCTCTTGACGTTTTGATTAGAATGTTTTCTCCAATTTTGAACCCGCTATTTTCCCATTTCTGCTTCACTTCAGAAAAACCATTTTTCATATAGGTTTCATAAGATTTTTCAAAAGTAACTAATAGGTCTTGGATAATATTTTTAATCGACCAATCTTTATTCGTTTCGATTTGTAAGGAAGTTGCATTTAAATTTACATCCTGGGGCAACTCATTATATGTTTGATTAACATTTACGCCGATTCCAATTACAACATATTGAATTTGATCTTGCTCTGCCTGCATTTCTGTTAGAATTCCTGCTGTTTTTTTGTTGTTTAATAAAATATCATTTGGCCACTTAATCAGAGGCTCCGTATTCGTATATGAACGGATTGTTTCTGCTAGCACAGTTGCAGTTAATAAAGTTAATTGCGGT
Proteins encoded:
- a CDS encoding DnaD domain-containing protein — translated: MTKSISLQPILLNQLPIPIKLLTTYTSLGLNEKELMILLQLHRFLQENNDFPTPYEISSYLTIDEKECANLLRKLIQKNLLSINQHKNEENQLSEAYSLDPLWEKIYSTNEKPQNEQTDGTIFILFEQEFGRPLSPFEIETINAWLDEDEIAPSLIKAGLRESVLMGKLNFKYIDRILRDWKKKGIHSVEEARNASRDFHNKQTSKQENTKKRDTSFYYNWLEGED
- the asnS gene encoding asparagine--tRNA ligase; protein product: MKITISQAPNYNEETVTIGAWLANKRSSGKIAFLQLRDGTGFMQGVVAKSDVSEEAFQLAKSMPQESSMYITGKIVEDARSPFGYEMQVSNIELIHEAIDYPITPKEHGTEFLMDHRHLWLRSKRQHAIMKIRNEIIRATYQFFNDGGYVKIDPPILTGSSAEGTTELFHTQYFDEEAYLSQSGQLYMEAAAMAFGKVFSFGPTFRAEKSKTRRHLIEFWMIEPEMAFIDHEESLEIQEQYVSFIAQSVLDNCKLELNVLERDTSKLEKIKAPFARISYDDAVVLLQEKGFTDIKWGEDFGAPHETAIAEAYDKPVFIINYPAEIKAFYMKPDPERSDVVLCADLIAPEGYGEIIGGSQRIDDLSLMEERYQQHDLTGPAYQWYLELRQYGSVPHSGFGLGLERTVAWLSGVDHIRETIPFPRLLNRLYP
- a CDS encoding pyridoxal phosphate-dependent aminotransferase, whose product is MQLANRVKTLTPSSTLAISAKAKELKQQGHDVIGLGVGEPDFNTPDYILESAKKAMDNGMTKYTPAGGIPELKQAIVRKCKDDNDLEYSTDQIIVTTGAKHALYTLFQVLLNEGDEVIVPAPYWVSYPEQIKLAGGQPVFLNAEEANDFKLTPEELENAITDKTKAVIINSPSNPTGMMYNKEELEKLGEICLKHNIVIVSDEIYEKLIYTNDEHVSIGALSNELKEQTILINGVSKSHAMTGWRIGYAAGPTYIIKAMSNLASHSTSNPTSIAQYAALAAYESKEDSEAMKQTFKERLDAMYELIVAIPGISCVKPKGAFYLFPNVEEAVAMNGFDNTDDWVTALLEEEKVALVPGSGFGSPNNVRLSYALSIDTLEEAAKRIKRFVTSHQA
- a CDS encoding cell wall elongation regulator TseB-like domain-containing protein, with product MKYKQQNFSYTGRRGKIFWIFLILLILLVSCFIYVIFLYLDIQESKTAGFEETERQIIQATSITEIEKIEQFNGAEAYHVIFGKNEDNEEKIIFYPLEGNEKTLTTVEKNEIVLAETIKSGWSEQCTGCEFINIVPAMVDDEPLWELAYNDDSNRYILDYLSMYDGSRYEQYRFNRMFN
- the dinG gene encoding ATP-dependent DNA helicase DinG yields the protein MNKYVVIDLETTGNSPVKDDKIIEVGVVVIEDNKITDRYSTLLNPNKAIPPFISNLTGIFDEDIADAPTFEEKAEEITNIFNGGYLIAHNVPFDLGFLNQELANNEMIQLTNPVLDTVELARILYPKSPSFKLEQLTEYLDIYHDDPHRALSDAYVTAKLFIKLKEKLESLPYETIDHLLTLETMFKSDLRELLVERHRQLAFSTDENDEIVSYRGLAFKKTENNTVSDDVQISSYGDYLDDIYEMNGSMQQYMEKYEKRDGQREMSETVFDAFQSHNHTLIEAETGTGKSLAYLIPAIYEAVKTKKRIVISSYTTQLQSQLLENEIPLIRKLIDFPFKASLLKGKNHYISLEKLERELATDQQNNYDIALTKAMILVWLTETDTGDIDEIQLPSSGYLFYKKISAETEGYVDPSSPWFTRSYYQKARQKAQQADIIITNHALLCTDMFNGYQFLPRYDKVIIDEAHHLEETASHHYGLKLDYISLQYTFNQLGMTDESKIFSKLLQKYTFNQDDLPLKKWDDIFLKAKYEIDDLFRTLYQYVLDQQKNNKSISDIGRTQYRFEDEREEPQKWNTIKEMATRLTFFIRDLIHILTIVEQYLDKKQVLEKYDDDEIKGSMQILQSFNDQIEQLFLIDNSIPQVKWIEIDTHGAKNAVYLYSEPTDISTLLADDFFDKKESVILTSATLTMKNSFSFIQNRLGLPTDRLFTKKITSPFSYQDQVQLMIPDDFPDIKEGNLDEFIYATCEAIISLAEITDGRMLVLFTSYDMLRKTHTLLKETIDVNKYVLIAQGISSGSRSRLKKNFQTFDQAILFGTSSFWEGVDIPGDDLSCLMIVRLPFQPPNHPVYEAKSNYLKEEGRNAFFELALPNAVIRFKQGFGRLIRSTSDRGIVFVCDARITKARYGKYFIQSIPDVPITIDSTHKLMNKAGDWF
- the panD gene encoding aspartate 1-decarboxylase; translated protein: MFRTMMKAKIHRARVTEANLNYVGSVTVDESILEQVDILPHEKVQIVNNNNGARLETYIIPGEKGSGIICLNGAAARLVQKGDTVIIVSYAIVSNEELTSYKPKVAIMNDNNEIEQLIEQEPPLTEM
- the panC gene encoding pantoate--beta-alanine ligase, with product MKVIRSVEEMQYQCRELIKQDKQIGFVATMGFLHEGHLNLMEHAKEENDIVVASIFVNPLQFGPNEDYEQYPRNEEKDLLLAEEIGVDILFIPTAHEMYPSKMLIALSTVERADVMCGRSRPNHFEGVITVLTKLFNIIQPSKTYFGLKDAQQVAVVDALITSLNFPIKLIGIQTTREQDGVAQSSRNVHLNRHEREEAVWIYKALQKGQQLVVDDEKNPAIIVKEVMNTINDKTSARIDYVEILSYPQLKPITVIDEQVILAVAVNFENTRLIDNLLLDKNGKLVSQFK
- the panB gene encoding 3-methyl-2-oxobutanoate hydroxymethyltransferase codes for the protein MLNRLDLQKMKENDEKITMITAYDYPSAKAAEESEIDMILVGDSLGMVVLGYESTVQVTVNDMIHHGKAVKRGAPNTYTVVDMPFMSYHVSLEESLINAREIFQKTDAQALKLEGASEEILLLTKRLTEAGIPVVGHLGLTPQTVNVLGGFKVQGKDKETAKKLLEDAEKLAEHGAVSLVLECVPKELAEIVTENTPIPIIGIGAGVYCDGQVLVYHDILKYGVDRLPKFVKPYGDFNTQGVEAIKGYVSDVKKGLFPLDQHSFLTKNKDLLPKS
- a CDS encoding biotin--[acetyl-CoA-carboxylase] ligase produces the protein MESTRNKLIKILAGNQDKYISGQLLSERLNISRNAVWKHMKELEKDGYVIVGKSNKGYKITNTPNKLSENTIQWGLNTQWLGRTIIHKETTASTQIIAHQAAQDNAKHGTIIIADEQTKGRGRMDRTWHSAQNKGIWLSIILRPAILPYLAPQLTLLTATVLAETIRSYTNTEPLIKWPNDILLNNKKTAGILTEMQAEQDQIQYVVIGIGVNVNQTYNELPQDVNLNATSLQIETNKDWSIKNIIQDLLVTFEKSYETYMKNGFSEVKQKWENSGFKIGENILIKTSRDQWEAAFLGIAEDGALIYKGIDKEEKRLYSGEIEWFQGGEMDYVK